The following proteins are encoded in a genomic region of Chaetodon auriga isolate fChaAug3 chromosome 8, fChaAug3.hap1, whole genome shotgun sequence:
- the LOC143324386 gene encoding uncharacterized protein LOC143324386 isoform X3 — translation MFQFGKYNLDIIEMLSGHQAHQFKGLGLDRQLQHQQQVQLHQHQLQQQQQQQAESSGALLSGLGLGPLQGSRGYHDDHRSQGNPSPCYSGASPCGSGMAGPALRKAPLAPTLHPHSQSHSQHHHPQQQPHLPLSSLLDDSEDDVTSSVNNAISAITAASNSGNRGDDRGDIIGGLLGGLGLGPLGSPSTTSGMDKNFRGVGSQEAMSSNPQNPTAKPKRPRKPRAKKDPAPGGQPPKRRQYTPRMGSSGLPRTHLCSVCGKGFARRETLRRHDRIHTGEKPHHCTVCGKYFREAFHLSKHQTVHSGAKNYKCSICGKEFGYSQSLRRHSKLHQKGELEEVPTTPAAENLNSFNPNPQCSVAQDRSQNQAPSTSSYYYSQDVKPQDTNPQPQPPPPPPPQPPAPPRLYTCAICWKSFRHHFHLTAHHQTVHEGGGEKLFCCEVCGKAFAYSNSLTRHRQSQHGMTRSESSNPQEGSSGSGDNRGGSDVNQSASESEAATNALLQMAPSTEGHGGQSLSVVTHSHQQAPPQPPAGYSPLFYDAAHSSASSAPSYSQPLPPNSTIMAPQHPHSPAGVKGEHIYPAGSRSRTLHTTAPFQPLTELPSTEHHHLHHHHHHSHHHPHHQSGTQSHQHLDCNIQLSHDDMRRHKKKKKKSNRRDWRENKWESQDLVRFDGSKRKKKISCTIRGQLNKKQGSLRLTIRRGGGSGGGGYKLVNTGGVKVQILSSLKVPVKRFGCPICPNSVFSRKAGLLVHMAVKHPQKASTTQERLRCSVCGKQSHRPLAAFIHRASHRARGTFSCRRCSTRFWNATLLHRHKVSCRRRAKGLQRGDVNRLKLSKRPGERQTQEGQGEMPYLQGPYRY, via the exons ATGTTCCAATTTGGAAAATACAATCTGGACATTATAGAGATGTTAAGTGGGCACCAGGCCCACCAGTTTAAAGGCCTTGGTTTAGATCGACAACTACAACATCAACAGCAAGTGCAACTTCATCAGCAtcaactccagcagcagcagcagcagcaggctgaatCTTCTGGAGCTCTTCTGTCTGGACTTGGCTTGGGCCCCCTGCAGGGGTCTAGAG GCTACCATGATGACCACCGTTCTCAAGGTAATCCATCTCCATGCTACTCTGGTGCCTCCCCCTGTGGAAGTGGGATGGCGGGCCCAGCTCTGAGAAAGGCACCCTTGGCCCCAACACTGCATCCACActcacagagccacagccaGCACCACCATCCGCAGCAACAGCCCCACCTGCCCCTTTCTTCTCTACTGGATGACTCAGAGGATGATGTCACTAGCTCTGTCAATAATGCAATCTCTGCTATAACAGCAGCTAGTAACAGTGGAAATAGAGGGGATGATAGGGGAGACATCATAGGAGGTCTGCTAGGTGGTCTTGGTTTAGGTCCTCTGGGCTCACCCTCAACAACATCTGGCATGGATAAGAATTTCAGAGGTGTTGGGAGCCAGGAGGCTATGAGCAGCAACCCACAGAATCCTACTGCCAAACCAAAACGTCCCCGCAAACCCAGAGCAAAGAAAGATCCTGCACCTGGTGGACAGCCCCCCAAACGTAGGCAGTACACCCCCAGAATGGGTTCCAGTGGGCTCCCACGCACTCACCTCTGTAGTGTTTGTGGTAAGGGATTTGCACGTCGTGAGACCCTACGCAGGCATGACCGCATCCATACTGGAGAAAAGCCCCATCACTGCACTGTCTGTGGAAAGTATTTCAGAGAGGCTTTTCACCTCAGTAAGCATCAAACGGTCCACTCTGGGGCAAAGAATTacaaatgcagcatttgtgGAAAAGAGTTTGGTTACTCCCAGAGCCTCAGGAGGCACAGCAAGCTCCACCAGAAGGGGGAGCTGGAAGAGGTGCCCACAACACCAGCTGCGGAGAACCTTAACAGCTTTAACCCAAACCCTCAATGTAGCGTGGCCCAAGACAGGAGCCAGAACCAAGCACCAAGCACCTCCTCCTATTACTACTCTCAAGACGTCAAGCCTCAAGACACCAACCCCCAACCacagcccccacccccacccccaccacagCCCCCAGCTCCACCTCGACTCTACACCTGTGCTATATGTTGGAAGTCGTTCCGCCATCACTTCCATCTGACTGCCCATCACCAGACGGTTCATGAAGGTGGAGGTGAAAAGCTCTTCTGCTGTGAGGTATGTGGGAAAGCATTTGCTTACTCAAATAGCCTCACTCGACATAGGCAATCACAGCATGGGATGACCCGTTCTGAATCATCTAACCCACAAGAAGGCAGCAGTGGGTCTGGAGACAACAGAGGTGGGAGTGATGTTAATCAGTCAGCATCAGAGAGTGAGGCTGCTACCAATGCTCTGCTACAGATGGCTCCTTCCACAGAAGGCCATGGAGGGCAGAGTCTTAGTGTTGTCACTCATAGCCACCAACAGGCACCCCCCCAACCACCAGCTGGTTACTCTCCGCTCTTTTATGATGCAGCCCATTCTTCAGCCTCTAGTGCTCCATCTTACTCGCAGCCTCTGCCTCCAAACTCTACAATCATGGCACCCCAGCATCCGCATTCCCCAGCCGGGGTGAAGGGAGAGCACATATATCCGGCTGGATCCCGTAGCCGCACGCTTCACACCACAGCCCCGTTCCAGCCCCTTACGGAACTGCCCTCCACTGAACATCAtcatctgcatcatcatcatcatcactcccaccatcatcctcatcatcagtctGGTACCCAGTCCCACCAACACCTTGACTGCAACATCCAGTTATCACATGATGACATGAGGCgacacaagaagaaaaaaaaaaagtccaacagGAGAGATTGGAGGGAAAATAAATGGGAATCCCAAGATTTAGTCAGATTTGATGGAagcaaaaggaagaaaaagataaGCTGTACAATAAGAGGGCAGCTGAATAAAAAACAAGGCTCTCTTCGTTTGACAATTAGGCGAGGAGGAGGATCAGGTGGTGGTGGGTATAAGCTTGTCAACACTGGGGGAGTGAAAGTGCAGATCCTGTCGTCTCTCAAAGTACCTGTGAAACGTTTTGGCTGTCCCATATGCCCCAATTCTGTGTTTTCCCGTAAAGCGGGACTGCTAGTCCACATGGCAGTAAAACACCCACAAAAAGCCTCGACCACTCAGGAGCGCCTAAGGTGCAGTGTATGTGGGAAGCAGTCTCACAGGCCTTTGGCAGCCTTCATCCATCGGGCCTCCCATCGTGCCAGGGGGACTTTCTCCTGCCGACGCTGCTCCACTCGCTTCTGGAATGCAACACTTCTCCACAGGCACAAGGTGTCCTGCCGCCGCAGGGCCAAAGGACTGCAGCGAGGAGATGTTAACAGGCTGAAGCTTTCAAAGAGaccaggagagagacagacccAGGAGGGTCAGGGGGAGATGCCATACCTACAGGGACCATACAGATACTGA
- the LOC143324386 gene encoding uncharacterized protein LOC143324386 isoform X2 has protein sequence MFQFGKYNLDIIEMLSGHQAHQFKGLGLDRQLQHQQQVQLHQHQLQQQQQQQAESSGALLSGLGLGPLQGSRGNAFSDSASIFAKMSAPPPPPLQQQPSSSQSSRSKSSKMSSSSSSHSSGYPQFLRSFHPSEAALAQEQLHPGVGRFEHFAGGSSSSGSAGGLGGLVTSAPPPPPPLHPGLSVPQASSGPSSSSPSPSTSVATSNNPPSSSAVSSLGHQLVGAQSDARSLHQQFSCMLAANQYFLSGVPANASLEQFLVQQGTHNHLGIGLSQTGGEPSSSLASPPALHSSHSHGHSTPQPQQGPQQPPQQQQLSAHTLSHPHSHSHPHHPLHPGSQPSSLGGFDFQGIPVLSSNQIASLMQQEAGLPLPLPLHLSLSKDDGKGESSGGGSSSSSNSSSRRKKAMAGYLPQRKSDSTSNSSTSHGHGSHSGNPSTTSNGGGLSHGQPPALIGSGVGMSNMGGDPSSLLASSSSSSSVVSSSSSSAPSSTAASVLVTNDSHLSKSDNQSSMQPNPTESDTEPIYSCGDCGKSFPHLSSLRRHMRMHEPTTAGTSNSSTTGPNPVHIKTQSDPSLPHSTQENPQPSSNSCPSPDKVFHCPDCGKGFKKKGHLLQHGVIHSSARPYGCSTCSRAFNRRESLTRHEKIHEEKPFRCPACGRAFRESTSLLNHAASGTCGKPGYHDDHRSQGNPSPCYSGASPCGSGMAGPALRKAPLAPTLHPHSQSHSQHHHPQQQPHLPLSSLLDDSEDDVTSSVNNAISAITAASNSGNRGDDRGDIIGGLLGGLGLGPLGSPSTTSGMDKNFRGVGSQEAMSSNPQNPTAKPKRPRKPRAKKDPAPGGQPPKRRQYTPRMGSSGLPRTHLCSVCGKGFARRETLRRHDRIHTGEKPHHCTVCGKYFREAFHLSKHQTVHSGAKNYKCSICGKEFGYSQSLRRHSKLHQKGELEEVPTTPAAENLNSFNPNPQCSVAQDRSQNQAPSTSSYYYSQDVKPQDTNPQPQPPPPPPPQPPAPPRLYTCAICWKSFRHHFHLTAHHQTVHEGGGEKLFCCEVCGKAFAYSNSLTRHRQSQHGMTRSESSNPQEGSSGSGDNRGGSDVNQSASESEAATNALLQMAPSTEGHGGQSLSVVTHSHQQAPPQPPAGYSPLFYDAAHSSASSAPSYSQPLPPNSTIMAPQHPHSPAGVKGEHIYPAGSRSRTLHTTAPFQPLTELPSTEHHHLHHHHHHSHHHPHHQSGTQSHQHLDCNIQLSHDDMRRHKKKKKKSNRRDWRENKWESQDLVRFDGSKRKKKISCTIRGQLNKKQGSLRLTIRRGGGSGGGGYKLVNTGGVKVQILSSLKVPVKRFGCPICPNSVFSRKAGLLVHMAVKHPQKASTTQERLRCSVCGKQSHRPLAAFIHRASHRARGTFSCRRCSTRFWNATLLHRHKVSCRRRAKGLQRGDVNRLKLSKRPGERQTQEGQGEMPYLQGPYRY, from the exons ATGTTCCAATTTGGAAAATACAATCTGGACATTATAGAGATGTTAAGTGGGCACCAGGCCCACCAGTTTAAAGGCCTTGGTTTAGATCGACAACTACAACATCAACAGCAAGTGCAACTTCATCAGCAtcaactccagcagcagcagcagcagcaggctgaatCTTCTGGAGCTCTTCTGTCTGGACTTGGCTTGGGCCCCCTGCAGGGGTCTAGAGGTAACGCCTTTTCTGATTCTGCCTCCATTTTTGCCAAGATGAGtgcccctcctcccccacctttACAACAACAGCCTTCCTCATCTCAGAGCTCTCGTTCAAAGTCAAGcaagatgagcagcagcagctcaagcCATTCTTCAGGCTACCCGCAGTTCCTGCGCTCTTTCCACCCGTCTGAGGCAGCACTAGCACAGGAGCAGTTACACCCAGGTGTAGGTCGCTTTGAGCACTTTGCTGGGGGAAGTAGCAGTAGTGGGAGTGCTGGGGGATTAGGAGGATTAGTAACATCagcacctccaccccctcctcctctgcatcctgGCCTCTCTGTCCCCCAAGCATCATCtggtccctcctcctcttctccttcccctTCAACCTCTGTGGCCACCTCTAATAACCCTCCTAGCAGCAGTGCAGTCAGCTCACTGGGACACCAGTTGGTTGGGGCCCAGTCTGATGCACGGAGTCTTCACCAACAATTTAGTTGCATGTTAGCTGCTAATCAGTATTTCCTTTCTGGTGTGCCTGCTAATGCTAGTTTAGAGCAATTTCTTGTTCAACAGGGAACCCATAACCACTTAGGGATTGGTTTAAGTCAGACAGGTGGGGAGCCTAGTTCTAGTCTTGCTTCGCCTCCTGCTTTGCATTCATCTCACTCACATGGCCACTCCACTCCCCAGCCACAGCAGGGTCCACAGCAGCCTccccagcagcaacagcttTCTGCTCACACCCTTTCTCATCCTCACTCTCATTCTCATCCTCACCACCCGCTCCACCCAGGCTCCCAGCCCTCATCGCTGGGTGGCTTTGACTTCCAGGGCATTCCTGTACTCTCATCAAATCAGATAGCTTCTCTGatgcagcaggaagcaggtTTGCCCCTCCCCTTGCCACTTCATTTGTCTTTATCTAAGGACGATGGTAAAGGGGAAAGCAGTGGAGGtggcagtagtagtagcagtaacAGTAGCAGTAGGAGGAAGAAAGCGATGGCTGGCTATTTGCCACAGAGAAAATCTGATAGCACGAGTAATAGCAGCACCAGCCATGGCCACGGCAGCCATAGTGGTAATCCCAGCACTACTAGTAATGGCGGAGGGCTTAGTCATGGTCAGCCCCCAGCTTTAATTGGGAGTGGGGTTGGTATGTCAAATATGGGTGGAGACCCATCATCCCTTCTtgcctcatcatcttcatcctcatctgtagtttcttcctcctcctcctctgctccctcttccACTGCTGCCTCAGTACTGGTTACTAATGATTCTCACCTTTCTAAATCTGATAACCAGAGCTCAATGCAACCCAACCCCACAGAGTCTGATACAGAGCCCATTTATAGCTGTGGAGATTGTGGCAAAAGCTTCCCTCACCTTTCTAGCCTTCGCAGGCATATGCGCATGCATGAGCCAACCACAGCAGGTACTAGCAATTCTAGCACTACTGGCCCAAACCCTGTTCATATTAAGACACAGTCTGACCCAAGCCTTCCCCATTCGACCCAAGAAAATCCCCAACCCTCATCCAATTCTTGTCCTAGCCCAGACAAAGTATTTCATTGCCCTGATTGTGGCAAAGGCTTTAAGAAAAAAGGGCACCTCCTGCAACATGGTGTTATACACTCTTCAGCCCGCCCATATGGCTGCTCCACCTGCTCTCGGGCTTTTAATCGTAGAGAGTCACTGACACGCCATGAGAAGATACATGAGGAAAAGCCATTCCGATGTCCCGCCTGTGGTCGTGCCTTCCGTGAGAGCACCTCTCTACTCAACCATGCTGCCTCAGGCACCTGCGGCAAGCCAG GCTACCATGATGACCACCGTTCTCAAGGTAATCCATCTCCATGCTACTCTGGTGCCTCCCCCTGTGGAAGTGGGATGGCGGGCCCAGCTCTGAGAAAGGCACCCTTGGCCCCAACACTGCATCCACActcacagagccacagccaGCACCACCATCCGCAGCAACAGCCCCACCTGCCCCTTTCTTCTCTACTGGATGACTCAGAGGATGATGTCACTAGCTCTGTCAATAATGCAATCTCTGCTATAACAGCAGCTAGTAACAGTGGAAATAGAGGGGATGATAGGGGAGACATCATAGGAGGTCTGCTAGGTGGTCTTGGTTTAGGTCCTCTGGGCTCACCCTCAACAACATCTGGCATGGATAAGAATTTCAGAGGTGTTGGGAGCCAGGAGGCTATGAGCAGCAACCCACAGAATCCTACTGCCAAACCAAAACGTCCCCGCAAACCCAGAGCAAAGAAAGATCCTGCACCTGGTGGACAGCCCCCCAAACGTAGGCAGTACACCCCCAGAATGGGTTCCAGTGGGCTCCCACGCACTCACCTCTGTAGTGTTTGTGGTAAGGGATTTGCACGTCGTGAGACCCTACGCAGGCATGACCGCATCCATACTGGAGAAAAGCCCCATCACTGCACTGTCTGTGGAAAGTATTTCAGAGAGGCTTTTCACCTCAGTAAGCATCAAACGGTCCACTCTGGGGCAAAGAATTacaaatgcagcatttgtgGAAAAGAGTTTGGTTACTCCCAGAGCCTCAGGAGGCACAGCAAGCTCCACCAGAAGGGGGAGCTGGAAGAGGTGCCCACAACACCAGCTGCGGAGAACCTTAACAGCTTTAACCCAAACCCTCAATGTAGCGTGGCCCAAGACAGGAGCCAGAACCAAGCACCAAGCACCTCCTCCTATTACTACTCTCAAGACGTCAAGCCTCAAGACACCAACCCCCAACCacagcccccacccccacccccaccacagCCCCCAGCTCCACCTCGACTCTACACCTGTGCTATATGTTGGAAGTCGTTCCGCCATCACTTCCATCTGACTGCCCATCACCAGACGGTTCATGAAGGTGGAGGTGAAAAGCTCTTCTGCTGTGAGGTATGTGGGAAAGCATTTGCTTACTCAAATAGCCTCACTCGACATAGGCAATCACAGCATGGGATGACCCGTTCTGAATCATCTAACCCACAAGAAGGCAGCAGTGGGTCTGGAGACAACAGAGGTGGGAGTGATGTTAATCAGTCAGCATCAGAGAGTGAGGCTGCTACCAATGCTCTGCTACAGATGGCTCCTTCCACAGAAGGCCATGGAGGGCAGAGTCTTAGTGTTGTCACTCATAGCCACCAACAGGCACCCCCCCAACCACCAGCTGGTTACTCTCCGCTCTTTTATGATGCAGCCCATTCTTCAGCCTCTAGTGCTCCATCTTACTCGCAGCCTCTGCCTCCAAACTCTACAATCATGGCACCCCAGCATCCGCATTCCCCAGCCGGGGTGAAGGGAGAGCACATATATCCGGCTGGATCCCGTAGCCGCACGCTTCACACCACAGCCCCGTTCCAGCCCCTTACGGAACTGCCCTCCACTGAACATCAtcatctgcatcatcatcatcatcactcccaccatcatcctcatcatcagtctGGTACCCAGTCCCACCAACACCTTGACTGCAACATCCAGTTATCACATGATGACATGAGGCgacacaagaagaaaaaaaaaaagtccaacagGAGAGATTGGAGGGAAAATAAATGGGAATCCCAAGATTTAGTCAGATTTGATGGAagcaaaaggaagaaaaagataaGCTGTACAATAAGAGGGCAGCTGAATAAAAAACAAGGCTCTCTTCGTTTGACAATTAGGCGAGGAGGAGGATCAGGTGGTGGTGGGTATAAGCTTGTCAACACTGGGGGAGTGAAAGTGCAGATCCTGTCGTCTCTCAAAGTACCTGTGAAACGTTTTGGCTGTCCCATATGCCCCAATTCTGTGTTTTCCCGTAAAGCGGGACTGCTAGTCCACATGGCAGTAAAACACCCACAAAAAGCCTCGACCACTCAGGAGCGCCTAAGGTGCAGTGTATGTGGGAAGCAGTCTCACAGGCCTTTGGCAGCCTTCATCCATCGGGCCTCCCATCGTGCCAGGGGGACTTTCTCCTGCCGACGCTGCTCCACTCGCTTCTGGAATGCAACACTTCTCCACAGGCACAAGGTGTCCTGCCGCCGCAGGGCCAAAGGACTGCAGCGAGGAGATGTTAACAGGCTGAAGCTTTCAAAGAGaccaggagagagacagacccAGGAGGGTCAGGGGGAGATGCCATACCTACAGGGACCATACAGATACTGA